The nucleotide sequence CGCCGACCTCACCCGGCACGTGCGCGCCGCGGCCGCCTCGCTGTGATAGCGAGGCGAGCCGGGCGGCCGCGGCGGGTGGCGCGCGGGACGGTCAGCGCCGGAGCGCCGCCCGCGCCATCCGGTTGCCGGCGAGCTGCACCACCTGCACGAGCACGATGATGATGAGCACCGCCGCCCACGTGACGACCGGCTCGAACTGCCGGTACCCGTAGACGATCGCGAAGTTCCCGAGGCCGCCGCCGCCGATCGCGCCCGCGACTGCCGTCATGTCCACGATGCCGACGAATGCGAAGGTGTACCCGAGGATCAGCGGGCCGAGCGCCTCGGGGATCAGCAGCGTGAAGATGATCCGCACCGGGCTCGCGCCCACGGACCTGGCCGCCTCGATCACGCCCGGCTGCACCGTGAGCAGGTTCTGCTCGACGATGCGGCTGATCGCGAACGACGCCCCGAGCGACAGCGTGAAGATGACCGCCGGCTGCTGGATGCCGGTGCCCGTGACCAGGCGGGCGAGGGGTTGCGCCGCGACCAGGAAGATCACGAACGGGATGGGGCGGAAGGTGTTGACGACCAGGTTCAGCACCGCGTATACGGCCCGGTTCGGCAGCAGGCTGCTGGCGCGCGTGAGGTAGAGGCCGAGGCCCATCAAGAGGCCGCCGAGCCCGCCGAACAGGAGCGTGAGGAGCACCATCACGAGCGTCTCGACCGTCGACTGGCCGAGGAGCGGCAGGAGCGGGTTCAGCGTGTCCATCTCAGACCACCTCCGTCACGGTGACGCCGGCGCGGTCGGCCGCGAGCACCTCGTCGATGCGCGCGGGGTCGCCCCCGAGCGCGAGGGTCAGGTTGCCGAACGTGCGGCCCTGGATGTCGGTGATGCCGCCGTGCACGACCTCGAAGGCGATGCCCGCCTCCGCGAGCGCCCGGAACACCTCGGCCTGCGTCGCGCCGCCGTCCGCGAAGGACAGCGTGACGAGGCGTCCCGGGTGCCGGCGGCGGAGGCGCTGGACCTCGTGCGGCTCGGGCACGCCCGCGACCACGGTCGACACGAAGCGGCGCGCGGCGTCGCTCGTGGGACGCGAGAACACGTCGAACACGTCGCCCTGCTCGATGACGCGGCCCGAGTCCATGACGGCCACGCGGTCGGCGATGGACTTGATGACCTCCATCTCGTGCGTGATGACGACGATGGTGACGCCGAGCTCCTCGTTGACCCGGCGCAGGAGCGAGAGGACCTCGCTCGTGGTCTCGGGATCCAGCGCGCTCGTGGCCTCGTCGGCCAGGAGGATCGCGGGGCTCGTGGCGAGCGCCCGGGCGATGCCGACGCGCTGCTTCTGGCCGCCGGACAGCTCGTCGGGCCGCGCGTGCGCCTTGTCGGCGAGGCCGACGAAGTGCAGCAGGTCGCTGATCCGCCGCTGCTGCTGGTCCTTCGGCATGCCCGCGACCGTGAGCGGGTACGCGACGTTGCCCCACACCGTCTTCGACGTGAAGAGGTTGAACTGCTGGAACACCATGCCGATGCCGAGGCGCAGCTTCCGCAGCTCGCGCTCGGGGAGGGCCTGGATCTCGCGCCCGTCGACCGCGACGGTGCCTGCGGTCGGCCGCTCGAGCGCGTTCACGAGCCGCACGAGCGTGCTCTTGCCCGCGCCGGAGTAGCCGATGATGCCGAACACCTCACCGCGGCGGATGTCGAGGTCGACGTCGGCGAGGGCGTGGAGCCCCGCCTCCCCCTTCGCGCGGGGCGGGTACTGCTTGCCGACGCCGCGGAGGGAGACGTGCGGGGCGTCCGTCATCGAGCCGCCTTCTTCTCGGCGACGGCCTTCTCGGTGGTGGTGAGGAGGCTCTGCAGCTCGTCGGCCGGCGTCTGCAGCGGGATCGCCGTGCCGCCGGAGTTCTCGACGACCGCGTCCACGACGGCCGGGGTGTCCCGGAAGATCTGCGCGAGCTTCAGGTACGTCTCGTTGTCGGCGTCGGCGGCGCGGGCCGCGAAGACGTTGACGTAGGCGAGCGCCTTCGGGTCGCTGGGGTCGTCCTGCGCGATCGCGGCGTCGGCGGTGAGGCCCGCGTCGGTGACGAAGTCGTTGTTGATGATGACGGCGTCCGCGTCCGGCAGCGAGGTGGCCGTGAGCGCGGCGTCCACCGTGGTGACGGTGACCTTCGAGGCGGACTGGTCGATGTCGTCGAGCGTGGAGACGCTGGATCCGCCGCCCTTGAGCGTGAGGAGTCCCTCGCGCTGGAGCAGGAGGAGGCCGCGCGCGAGGTTCGACTCGTCGTTGGGCAGGATCACGGTGCCGCCCTGCGGGATGTCGGCGACCGACGCGTGCTTCGACGAGTACAGCCCGAGCGGGTAGATCGCCGTGGCGCCGATGGGCGTGAGGTCCTCGCCCGCGCCCTCGTTGTACTGAGCGAGGTAGACGAGGTGCTGGAACTGGTCGAGGTCGATCTCGCCCTCCGACAGCGCGGGGTTCACCTGCGGGTACTCGGTGAAGTCGACGATCTGCACGTCGATGCCCTCCTCCTTGGCCGCCTCGACGAACAGGGGCCACTGCGGGTCGCTCGCGCCCACGACGCCGATCCTCACGGCCTTCCCGCCGCCCGAGAACGCGCCGACGGCGAAGAGGACGGCCGCGACGATCGCGAGGACGACGACGACCGCGCCGATGATGAGGCCGAGGCGGTTCCTCCGCTTCGGGGCGTCGATCAGGGGTGCCTGGGTGGTCATGGTGGTCCTCTCGGTGGTGCGGGGCCGGTGCTGTCCGGTGGTGGTGCGGGTGCGGTCGTGCGTATGCGGTCGTGCGGGGATGCGGGGCGGCCGGATGGCGCGCGGGTGCGCGCGCCGACGCGGTCGAGCGGACGCGCCTCGGCACCCGGTCGGATCGCCGGGGAGGCGTGCACGGGACGACGCTCCCGCCTGCGGTGCGGGACGCCGACGACGGCCGGTGGCCGCGTCCCTGCAGCACCTCGACGGTAGGCGGACGGACGGGGGCGTGTCGAACCCGGCCGTAACACGGGGACACCCCGCATCGCCCGCGGGATGTGGCAGGGTCGGCCACGGAGGTGCCCATGCACGAGGACGACGACGCCGTCTCCGCGCTCCCCGTCGAGGAGCTGCGACGCCGCGTCTACGCGCAGGGGGCCGACGAGGCCGACGAGCGGTGGATCCGCGCGGCCGCCGAGCTCACCCGCCGCGAGCGCGCGTCCCGGCCCGCCGCGGGCGACGCGGTCCTCGAGGCGGGAGCGAGTGCGGGACCGGGTGCAGACGGGCGGGCGGATGCGGCGGATGCGGCGGATGCGGCGGATGCGGCGGATGCGGCGGATGCGGCGGATGCGGCGGATGCGGCGGATGCGGCGGTCCCCGCGTCCGCCGACGCGACGGCGGACGACGGGTCCTCGGACGACGGGTCCTCGGACGACGACGCCGACGCCTCCCCCTCCCCTCCCCGCGGATCCCGACGCGTCCTCGTCGGGATCGCCGCCGCCGCGCTGGCCGTGGGCCTCGCCGCGGGCGGAGCGGTCGGCGCATCGCTCGGCGCCGGATCCGCCGTGACGGACTCCGCCGACGGCACCCCGAGCCCCGGCGCGGACGCGCCGCCGGCCGCCGCGGGATCCACCCCGGCCGCCGCCGCGAGCCCCGACGGCCCCGCGCTCCTCGGCCCCGACTCCACCTCCGACCAGCGCAGCCGCCCGGTCGGCGCGATCTTCGACGGCCCGCAGGAGGACGGCGACCGCCCGCCCAAGGCCGTCCGCGCCGACGTCGACGCCACCACGATCCGCGCCGTGCAGACGAGCGTCGGCCTCTACGCCGGGCTCTCCGTGTCGGGCGACCTGTGCCTGCTGGTGTTCCCGAGCGGCGGCGCGGGCGTCGTCACGTGCGCGTCGCCCGACCGCATCGCCGCCGACGGCCTCCGCATCGCGTGGACCACCGAGTTCCCGTCGCGCAATCGCGACGGCTCGACGGGCATGATCACGGGCGACGTGACGGCGACCTGGTCGGGCGACGACCTCATCACGCTGACGACGCCTGACCGCATCCTCGCGTACTGAGCGGCGCCTCCGGGACCGCGTCGGACGTGTGGGAGGGTCGTCGCGGGAAGGGGACACCACCATGGACGCACGCGCATCGGGGTCGGACGACGACCTCACCACGCTCCCGCTCGACGCGCTCCGCGAGCTCGTGTACGCGCAGGGGGCCGACGAGGCCGACGAGCGGTGGATCCGCGCGGCCGCCGAGCTGACGCGCCGCGAGCGCGCGGCCTCCCCCGCCGCCCGTCCGGCGGAGGCGGACGGACCGGACGCGGAGGGCGACGGGGCCGACGCGGCGGATCCGCCCGCGCGCTCCCGCCGGACGCTCGCGTGGGCCGGCGGCGCCCTCGTCGTCGGGCTGCTCGCGGGCGCGGGCATCGCCACCGGGCTCGGCGGATCCGCGGCGCCGTCCGCCGACGCGACGGCGACCCCCTCCGCCGCTGCCACCGACTCCGCCGCTGCGCCGCCGGATCCCGCGAGCGTGCGGTCGCTGCTCGGCACCGACATCAGCCGCACCTCGGCCGCCCTCGCGGTCGACGGGATCCTCGCCGCTCCGCAGCAGGAGGCCGACCGGCCGCCGCGCTCGCCCGGCGGCGACATCGACCTCACCTCCATCCGCGGGGTGCAGACGAGCGTGGGCCTCTACGTCGCGCGCACGATCTCCGGCGACGCGTGCCTGCTCGTGTACCCGTGGACGGGATCCGTCCCGGACGACGAGAGCAGCCCCGGCTCCGGCGTCGCGTCGTGCGCCCCGCCCACGCAGCTCGCCGTCTCGGGCCTGGAGATGACGTGGATCGCGAACGTGCCGGTGCTCAACATGGACGAGACCGTGCGCATGGCCGGGGGCGGGCTGACCGTCGTCTGGTCCCCCGACGGGAAGCTCACCCTGAGCTCGCCAGACGTCCCCGTCGCGTACTGACCGCTCGGCGGATCAGCCCTCGAGCAGCTCGCTGAGCTCCATCCACCGGCTCTCGAACGCCTCGACCTCGGCCTCGATCGCGCGCACGCCCTCGTTGAGCTTCCCGAGGCCGTCGTAGTCGTTCGGGTCGTGCTCGGCCATGGCGTCGAGCGCCTGGCGGCGGCGCGTGTCCGCCTTCTCGAGCTTCCGCGTGATGCTCGCGAGCTCCTTCTGCGCGTTCCGCAGCTCCGCGCCCTGGAGGGACGAGCCGCCGGATCCGCCGAGCGTCGCCGTGGCCTGACCGCCCACCTCGTCGGGCCGGGCGATGGTCGCCTTCTCGGCGTTGCCGGGCTGCGACCGGAGCTTCAGGTACTGCTCCACGCCGCCGGGGAGGTGGCGGAGGTTCCCGTTCATCACCGCGTACTGCTGGTCGGTGACGCGCTCGATGAGGTACCGGTCGTGGCTGACGACGAGGAGCGTGCCGGGGAACGAGTCGAGCAGGTCCTCCATCGCGGCGAGCATGTCGGTGTCGAGGTCGTTGGTGGGCTCGTCGAGGATCAGCACGTTCGGCTCGTCGAGCACGATGAGGAGCAGCTGGAGGCGGCGCTTCTGGCCGCCCGAGAGGTCCTTCACCGGGGTGGACAGCTGCGCGCTCGTGAAGCCGAGACGCTCGAGCAGCTGGCCGGGCGTCATCTCCTTCCCGCCCGCGACGTAGGTGGTGCGCTGGCGGCCGATGACGGTGGACACGCGGTCCTCGAGCACGTCCTTCAGCTCGTCGAGCTGCTGCGTGAGCACGGCGACCTTGATGGTCTTGCCGCGCTTCACCCTGCCGGTGGTGGGCTGCAGGGATCCGGCGACGAGCGACAGGAGAGTGGACTTGCCCGCGCCGTTGACGCCGAGGATGCCGGTGCGCTCGCCGGGCGCGATGCGCCACTCGACGTCCTTGAGGATCTGCTTCTCGCCGTAGCTGACGGACACGTCGAGGAGGTCGACGACGTCCTTGCCGAGCCGCTGCATCGCCATGGACGCGAGCGAGACGGTGTCGCGCGCGGGCGGCTCGTCGGCGATGAGGGCGTTGGCCGCCTCGATCCGGAACTTCGGCTTGGCCGTGCGCGCGGGCGCCCCGCGGCGCAGCCACGCCAGCTCCTTCTTCATGAGGTTCTGGCGCTTCGCCTCGGAGACCGCGGCGCTCCGGTCGCGCTCGACGCGCTGCAGGATGTACGCCGCGTACCCGCCCTCGAACGGCTCGATGAGCCGGTCGTGGACCTCCCACGTGGCGTTCGCGACCTCGTCGAGGAACCAGCGATCGTGGGTCACGACGATGAGGCCGCCGGAGTTGGGCGCCCAGCGGCGGCGGAGGTGGCCGGCGAGCCAGGCGATGCCCTCGACGTCGAGGTGGTTGGTGGGCTCGTCGAGGAAGAGGATGTCGTGGTCGCCGATGAGGAGCTTCGCGAGCGCGACCCGGCGGCGCTGACCGCCCGAGAGGTTCGCGACGTCGGCGTCCCACGGCACGTCCGAGGCGAGGCCGTCGATCACGTCGCGGACGAGCGGGTTGCCCGCCCACTCGTGCTCGTCGATGCCGCCGACGATGGCCTCGCCGACGGTCTGGCCGTCGGGCAGCGTGTCGCTCTGGTCGAGCACGCCGATCGTGATCCCGCGACGGCGCGTGACGCGGCCGCGGTCGGGCTCGAGCCGGCCGGCGAGGAGGGAGAGGAGGGTCGACTTGCCGTCGCCGTTGCGTCCGACGATGCCGATGCGGTCGCCCTCGTTCACCCCGATGGTCACGTCGTCGAAGATCACGCGCGTCGGGAACTCGAGGTGGAGCGCTTCGGCTCCCAGCAGATGGGCCACCGCACGAGCCTAGGTGACCCCCGGCCGGGGAATTCCCGCGAGCCGCCCGCCGTTGCCACTGATCGTGGCCCGCGCAGGGCCGCGCGCTCGACGGGGAGCAGCCCGCCCCGCCGCCCGTGCGCCGGGATCCGCCCACCGCGAGGAGCGCACATGACGACCAGCCGCACCGAGACCGCATCGATCCCCGTCACCGGCTCGACCGCCGCATCCGCCGCGTCCCCCGCCCGCCGCGAGTCCGCCGCCGGCCTCCTCGTCTACGCGCTCACGCTGCTCGTCCTCGTCGCATCCGGCGCCGCGCCCTCGCCGCTCTACCCCGTGTACCAGGAGGAGTGGACGCTGCCGCCCGTGGTGCTCACGCTCGTGTTCGCCGTCTACGTCGCCGGCCTCCTCGCGACGCTCCTGACGGCCGGCCGGCTCTCCGACCACATCGGCCGCCGCCCGGTGATCCTCGGCGCCCTCGTCGTGTCCGTCGCCGCCATGCTCGTCTTCGCCTTCGCGCACGACGGGCTCGCGCTCGTGGTCGCGCGCATCCTCCAGGGCCTCGCGATCGGCCTCGCGACCGGCGCCCTCGGCGCCGGGATGATCGACCACCAGCCGTCGCGCCGATCCGGCCTCGCCGCCTTCCTCAACGGCGTCGTGCCGCCCGTGGCGCTCACGGTCGGCGCGCTCGGCAGCGGCTTCCTCGTCGCCTACGGCCCCGCGCCCGAGGAGACGGTGTTCCTCGTGCTCGCCGCGCTCATGGTCGCCGCGGGGATCGCCGTCGCGTTCGTGCCCGAGCGCCAGCCGCGTCGCGCGGGCGCGCTCCGCTCGCTCGTGCCGTCGGTCGCCGTGCCGCGCGCCGCCCGCTCCGTCTTCACCGCGGTCGTCGGCGGGATGATCGCGAGCTGGGCGCTCGGCGGCATGTTCCTGGCCTTCATCGGATCCGTGCTCGGCACGACGTTCGGCCTGCACAGCGCCGCGCTCACGGGGACCGCGATCGCGCTGTTCACCGGCACGGGCGCGATCACCGGCATCGTGATCCGCACCCGCGACGCCCGCCGCAGCCTCATCGTCGGCGTGGTCGCGCTCGTGCTCGGCCCGATCGGCCTCGTCGCCGCGATCTGGACCGCGTCGCTCCCCCTGTTCGCGATCGCCGCGGTGATCGGCGGCGTCGGCTTCGGCGCGGGCTTCCAGGCGGGCCTGCGGCTCGTGCTCGCGGAGGCGCCGGTCGACCAGCGCGCGAGCCTCCTCTCCTCCGTCTACGTCGCGAGCTACCTCGCGTTCGGCGTGCCGAGCATCGTCGCGGGCGTGTTCGTCGAGGCGGACGGGCTGCCGATCGTGCTCACCGTCTACGGCGCCTTCGTCGCGGCGAGCGCCCTGGTCGCGCTCGTGCTGCAGCTCACGGGGCGCCGCACGCGCCGCGCCGAGCGGATCGCCGACGCGCTGGACGCCGCCGCCCGCTGAGGATCGCCGCCCCGCGGGCATCCGGGTAGCATCGTCGTCGCCGTGCGGCCGAGCTGTCCCGGCGCGCGTCCTACCGGACCGGCATCCCGCCCGGCGCCGGCCCCGAACGGAAGGTCGCCCCCATGGCGTTCATCGTCGTCCTGCTCGTCCTCTGGCTGATCCTCACGGTCGTCGGCTTCGCCATCAAGGGCCTCATCTGGCTCGGGATCATCGGCATCATCCTGATCCTCGGCACGATCGTGCTCGGCAGCCTCCGCCGCCGCTACAACGCCGCGAAGACCCCCAGGGCGTAGCCGCCGGAGGGGCCCGCGACCGCGGGGGCCGCGGGGACGACGGGCTATCCTCGTCTCGGACCGCGGGACCGCCACGTGCAGGTCGCCGTCCGCAGGGGGCCCGCCGGCCGCTCCTGTCCGCACGCGCTGCACGTCCCGGAGAGACCATGATGCGAACGCCCCCGCACGCCCGCGCCCCGCGCACCGACGGCCGGCCGGGCAGGGCGTCGCTCCTGGTGTTCCTCGCGGCCCTCATCGGGATCGGCGTGCTGAGCGCGCTGTGGGCGGTCACGACGCCGCTCGGGGCGAGTCCCGACGAGCCCGCCCACATGAACAAGGCGGCCTCCGTCGTGCGCGGCCAGTTCCTCGGCGACGTGACGGACGACCCGCAGGTGCGCGTCGTCCAGGTGCCCGCTGGCGTCGCGTACTCGGATCCCTCGGCGTGCGCCCGGCACGACGGCGACAGGACCGCCGACTGCGCGCCCGGCTTCCCCGCCGGCGACGCGGCCGACCGCATCGTCTCCACCGAGACGAGCGCCGGCCTCTACGACCCCGTCTACTACCTGCTCGTCGGCTGGCCGACCCTCATCTGGGGCGGCAGCACCACGGCCGTCTTCGGCATGCGCCTCGTGAGTGCGCTCCTCTGCACGCTGCTCGCGGCGGGCGCCATCGCCTACCTCGCCCGCCTCCCCCGCCCGGTCCTCCCGGTGCTCGCCACCTTCGCGGCGCTCACGCCCATGACGCACTCGCTGTTCGGATCCGTGAACCCGAACGCCTTCGAGATCGCGGCGACCGCGGCGTTCGCGGCCGCGTACGTCACGGGCCTCGTGCGCGGCGGGCCCGTGAGCTGGCGCACCGCGGCGTTCCTCGCGGTCACCGGCGGGCTGCTCGTGCACGCGCGCGGCCTCTCGCCCATGTGGCTGGGCGTCGTCGTGGTCGCCGGCGCGTCCCTCGTCGGCTGGTCCCGCTTCTGGACGTACCTCCGCCGCCCGCAGGTGCTCACCGCGGTGGGCGTCGTGGCGGTGTCGACCGTGCTCGCGATCGTGTGGATCCTGCGCACCGGCTCGCTCGCGGCCGTCGGCGTCTACGAGCGCGCGGGCACGAGCTTCGCCGAGGGCCTCGTGATCATGCTCGAGCGCACCTTCGACTACGCGCGCGACATGGTCGGGAACTTCGGCTGGCTCGACACCGCCATCCCGTCGTACGCGGTCTTCCCCTACTTCGTGGGCTGGGGCGTCATCGTCGCCGCGGCCGTCATGATCCCGTCCGCGAAGGGCGGGCGACGCGCGGTCGTCGTCGCCCTCGTCGGCTTCGTGCTCCTGCCCGCGCTCGTGCAGGCATCGTCGGTGACGAAGTCCGGATTCGTGTGGCAGGGCCGCTACAACCTGCCGGCGTACCTGTTGCTGATCATCGTCGCGGCCGTCGTCGCCGCGCCCGCGTTCGACCGGGTTCCCGCCCTCGTGCGCCGCCGGATCCTGGTGCTCGTCGCGGTCGTGCACGCCGCGGCCGGGTTCGTGGGCCTCATGACCTTCCTGCGCCGCAACTCCGTGGGCCTCAGCGCCTCGTGGTCCGACCTCCTGCTGCGGCCCCGCTGGTCGCCGCCCGTCGCGGGCGTCGAGCCGTGGATCCTCGCGATCGCGGTCGCGTCGGTCGTCGCCGGCGCCGCGCTGCTCCTCGCGGTGCTGGCCGCGCGCCGCGACGCCCCGGCGGGGGCGACGCTGGACGCCGGGCCCCGCGGGCTCCCGGGCGTCGGGATGCCCACGGCGGCAGGGACCGGCCGCGGCACCGTGGCCGCATCGGCCGAGGCGCATGCCGACGGGGATCCCGCGTCGACGCCGATCCCGCACGCGTCGGCTGACGCGTCGTCCGACGGATCGCGCGGCGCATGAGCACCGGCATCCCCGGCCGCCTCGCGCGCTTCCGCTCCGGCCGCCTCTACGGGCCGTTCGTCTACCTCGCGGTGGGCGGCGTGGCCTTCGTCGTCGACCTCGGCCTGCTCATCGTCGGCCGCGACCTCCTCGGCTGGCCGCTGGCCGCCGCGAGCGCGACCTCGTTCTGGGCGGGCCTCGTCGTCAGCTACGTGATGCAGCGCTTCCTGACGTTCCGGGACCAGCGGTCGGACTGGCACAGCCTCTGGAAGTACGGCGTGCTCGTGGCCGTCAACTCGCTCGCCACCGTGCTGATCATCGAGCTGTTCGACCGCATCGGCCTCGGATACATCGTCGGCAAGTTCGTGTCGACGGCGCTCACGACGCTCTGGAACTACGCGGCCTACAGGTTCTGGGTGTTCGCGGACCGCTCGGGGGACGCGGGCGCGGCCGGCGACGCCGGAGACGCGGACGACCCGCGCCCCTCGGAGCCCGCCGCC is from Clavibacter sp. A6099 and encodes:
- a CDS encoding methionine ABC transporter permease; amino-acid sequence: MDTLNPLLPLLGQSTVETLVMVLLTLLFGGLGGLLMGLGLYLTRASSLLPNRAVYAVLNLVVNTFRPIPFVIFLVAAQPLARLVTGTGIQQPAVIFTLSLGASFAISRIVEQNLLTVQPGVIEAARSVGASPVRIIFTLLIPEALGPLILGYTFAFVGIVDMTAVAGAIGGGGLGNFAIVYGYRQFEPVVTWAAVLIIIVLVQVVQLAGNRMARAALRR
- a CDS encoding methionine ABC transporter ATP-binding protein gives rise to the protein MTDAPHVSLRGVGKQYPPRAKGEAGLHALADVDLDIRRGEVFGIIGYSGAGKSTLVRLVNALERPTAGTVAVDGREIQALPERELRKLRLGIGMVFQQFNLFTSKTVWGNVAYPLTVAGMPKDQQQRRISDLLHFVGLADKAHARPDELSGGQKQRVGIARALATSPAILLADEATSALDPETTSEVLSLLRRVNEELGVTIVVITHEMEVIKSIADRVAVMDSGRVIEQGDVFDVFSRPTSDAARRFVSTVVAGVPEPHEVQRLRRRHPGRLVTLSFADGGATQAEVFRALAEAGIAFEVVHGGITDIQGRTFGNLTLALGGDPARIDEVLAADRAGVTVTEVV
- a CDS encoding MetQ/NlpA family ABC transporter substrate-binding protein, which encodes MTTQAPLIDAPKRRNRLGLIIGAVVVVLAIVAAVLFAVGAFSGGGKAVRIGVVGASDPQWPLFVEAAKEEGIDVQIVDFTEYPQVNPALSEGEIDLDQFQHLVYLAQYNEGAGEDLTPIGATAIYPLGLYSSKHASVADIPQGGTVILPNDESNLARGLLLLQREGLLTLKGGGSSVSTLDDIDQSASKVTVTTVDAALTATSLPDADAVIINNDFVTDAGLTADAAIAQDDPSDPKALAYVNVFAARAADADNETYLKLAQIFRDTPAVVDAVVENSGGTAIPLQTPADELQSLLTTTEKAVAEKKAAR
- a CDS encoding ABC-F family ATP-binding cassette domain-containing protein, producing MAHLLGAEALHLEFPTRVIFDDVTIGVNEGDRIGIVGRNGDGKSTLLSLLAGRLEPDRGRVTRRRGITIGVLDQSDTLPDGQTVGEAIVGGIDEHEWAGNPLVRDVIDGLASDVPWDADVANLSGGQRRRVALAKLLIGDHDILFLDEPTNHLDVEGIAWLAGHLRRRWAPNSGGLIVVTHDRWFLDEVANATWEVHDRLIEPFEGGYAAYILQRVERDRSAAVSEAKRQNLMKKELAWLRRGAPARTAKPKFRIEAANALIADEPPARDTVSLASMAMQRLGKDVVDLLDVSVSYGEKQILKDVEWRIAPGERTGILGVNGAGKSTLLSLVAGSLQPTTGRVKRGKTIKVAVLTQQLDELKDVLEDRVSTVIGRQRTTYVAGGKEMTPGQLLERLGFTSAQLSTPVKDLSGGQKRRLQLLLIVLDEPNVLILDEPTNDLDTDMLAAMEDLLDSFPGTLLVVSHDRYLIERVTDQQYAVMNGNLRHLPGGVEQYLKLRSQPGNAEKATIARPDEVGGQATATLGGSGGSSLQGAELRNAQKELASITRKLEKADTRRRQALDAMAEHDPNDYDGLGKLNEGVRAIEAEVEAFESRWMELSELLEG
- a CDS encoding MFS transporter yields the protein MTTSRTETASIPVTGSTAASAASPARRESAAGLLVYALTLLVLVASGAAPSPLYPVYQEEWTLPPVVLTLVFAVYVAGLLATLLTAGRLSDHIGRRPVILGALVVSVAAMLVFAFAHDGLALVVARILQGLAIGLATGALGAGMIDHQPSRRSGLAAFLNGVVPPVALTVGALGSGFLVAYGPAPEETVFLVLAALMVAAGIAVAFVPERQPRRAGALRSLVPSVAVPRAARSVFTAVVGGMIASWALGGMFLAFIGSVLGTTFGLHSAALTGTAIALFTGTGAITGIVIRTRDARRSLIVGVVALVLGPIGLVAAIWTASLPLFAIAAVIGGVGFGAGFQAGLRLVLAEAPVDQRASLLSSVYVASYLAFGVPSIVAGVFVEADGLPIVLTVYGAFVAASALVALVLQLTGRRTRRAERIADALDAAAR
- a CDS encoding DUF2142 domain-containing protein; the encoded protein is MMRTPPHARAPRTDGRPGRASLLVFLAALIGIGVLSALWAVTTPLGASPDEPAHMNKAASVVRGQFLGDVTDDPQVRVVQVPAGVAYSDPSACARHDGDRTADCAPGFPAGDAADRIVSTETSAGLYDPVYYLLVGWPTLIWGGSTTAVFGMRLVSALLCTLLAAGAIAYLARLPRPVLPVLATFAALTPMTHSLFGSVNPNAFEIAATAAFAAAYVTGLVRGGPVSWRTAAFLAVTGGLLVHARGLSPMWLGVVVVAGASLVGWSRFWTYLRRPQVLTAVGVVAVSTVLAIVWILRTGSLAAVGVYERAGTSFAEGLVIMLERTFDYARDMVGNFGWLDTAIPSYAVFPYFVGWGVIVAAAVMIPSAKGGRRAVVVALVGFVLLPALVQASSVTKSGFVWQGRYNLPAYLLLIIVAAVVAAPAFDRVPALVRRRILVLVAVVHAAAGFVGLMTFLRRNSVGLSASWSDLLLRPRWSPPVAGVEPWILAIAVASVVAGAALLLAVLAARRDAPAGATLDAGPRGLPGVGMPTAAGTGRGTVAASAEAHADGDPASTPIPHASADASSDGSRGA
- a CDS encoding GtrA family protein, whose protein sequence is MSTGIPGRLARFRSGRLYGPFVYLAVGGVAFVVDLGLLIVGRDLLGWPLAAASATSFWAGLVVSYVMQRFLTFRDQRSDWHSLWKYGVLVAVNSLATVLIIELFDRIGLGYIVGKFVSTALTTLWNYAAYRFWVFADRSGDAGAAGDAGDADDPRPSEPAAG